The genomic interval AAGCCAGTTGGCCGCGGAAGATTCGATGACTCGTATCCTTTCCGGCATTCAAGAACGCAATGTTCGGGAAGCGGGTATATTGGCGATCGAGAATCGAACCGGCGCGATTCTAATTTATTTGGGCAATTCCAAACTTTCAAAGGAAAATTACTTTGTGGATGCGATTCAAGCTAGACGGCAAGCGGGCTCGACTTTAAAGCCTTTCTTGTACGCTCTCGCCTTTGAAAAGAATTTGCTTACACCGGAATCCATTTTGCTGGATCAGCCGAAGGAATGGGAATTGATCGGCGGGTCGTATCGTCCTACCAATTACGAAGAGAGATATTACGGATCGGTTCCAGCAAGAATGGCTCTAGCCTCTTCGTTAAATATTCCGGCGGTCCAAGTGCTAGACTGGACGGGAGTTCCGGAATTCGTTTCTCGCTTGGGAGAATTAGGTTTTGATAAACTTCGCAATCCGGATTTTTACGGGTTGTCCCTGGCTCTAGGCACTGCGGATATCACGCTATGGGAATTGGTAAACGCGTACAGAACCTTATCGAACGACGGGTATTGGAGTGAACCTACCTTCGATCCTGAGGAAGCTTTGAAGAACGCCGAGACTTGGGCGGGAGAACGGGATGCCCGATTTAAAAGAGTTTATCCGAGAGAGATAACGGGAATGATCAAGGATATACTTTCCTCTCGCGACAATCGATCTCTCAGTTTCGGTTGGGAAAATCATTTATCCACTAAATTTTTCTCGTTCGCCAAGACAGGGACATCCCAAGACATGAGAGACAATTGGTGCGTCGGTTCGAGCGGCAATTATACGGTCGGTGTTTGGGTAGGAAATATGGATGGACAACCGATGCGTGAAGTTAGCGGCGTAACAGGTGCAGCGCCTCTATGGAAGGAAGTCATACAATCATTGGAGGAGATGCATCCTTCAGCATACCGGGAATTCCCCATTGTTAGATCAAATAACTCGAATATGAAGTATTCGACGGAAACGGGGAACGCGGAGATGCCGAAAATCCTTTACCCGGAAACCGGAAGTCTATTCGCGTTGGATCCTGAAATTCCTGAGGAGAATGAAAGGATTCGGTTTGAAGCTAAAACCACTTCGAAGCGAGTGGAGTGGATTTTAAACGGAGTGGTCTTAGAATCCGACTCTTCGAATATATACGATTGGAAACCGAAGAGAGGGAGCTTTATTCTTTCCGTCAGAATCAACGGAACTCCTATCTCAGACACGGTGGCATTTCAAGTCAGATAAAAGACATACTTAGAGGAAGGGAAAAAATCCTTTTAGAACCGAGATCGGAGTCCAATTTAGGTATAGGAAAGTTGCATGACGATAGAAACAAACCGTTCCGAAACCTACTTATTGTCCCCGGAATTGGAGGAGGCCGTTCGGGTCTCGGAAATCACCTCAAGACCTCTTTTATTAAAGGGAGAACCGGGAACCGGTAAATCATTACTTGCCGAATATCTATCGGCTAAATTGAAACGTAGACTTTATACCTGGCACGTCAAATCCACTTCCCAAGCTAAAGAAGGTCTTTATTTTTACGACGCAGTTTCGCGTTTGAATGACTCTAGATTTACCGAAGACAAGGATAAAGTTCGGAATATAGAGAATTATATTCGGCTCGGAGCGTTGGGTGAAGCATTCGAATCTACCGACCCATCCGTTGTCCTTATCGACGAAATCGATAAGGCGGATATCGAATTTCCGAACGACCTTCTTCTCGAATTGGATCGGATGGAATTCATCGTTCAAGAAACCGGCCGTTTAGTTAAAGCGGGAGTTCGTCCTTTAACAATTATTACTTCCAATAACGAAAAGGAACTGCCCGCGGCCTTTCTGAGGAGATGTATTTTTCATTATATCGATTTTCCCGATCCTGCTTTTATGAGTGAGATCGTTAAATCTCATTTTCCTAAAATAGAAACCGAGCTTATTAAGAGAGCGTTGGAGGCATTCTACGTTATCCGAAGGATGGATGATATGAAGAAAAAACCGGGGACGAGTGAACTTTTGGACTGGATCCAAATATTGGTCCATATGGGAGCTAAACTTCCCGAAGATGGAAATATTCCTTATCTAGGCGCATTGGTTAAGAATGAGGAAGACTTGCGGTTATTCCGGTAGGGCATCGTCTTGTTTTTTCCATTTTTTTATAGACTAAAGGCCGCCGGTCTTCCTCTCTCTACGATCGAATTGCTCGATTTTCTTCGCGCGACGGACGGGCTAACCGGTAACAAACCTTATCTGACTCTGGACGAATTCTATCGCGTTTCACGACTTTGCTTAATCAAAGACGTTAAGCATTATGATTCTTTCGATCAGATATTTTCAGAGATGTTCGGAGATCGAGGAGTATTAAGAGAATCTCTACGGCAAGAGATTCTGGATTGGCTTTCGCGGATATTCGATAATCCGAATAAACTTCCACCGAGCTTAATTCCTCCCGAAAAACTTTGGGAAGAGTTCTTAGATCGCCTGAAAAATCAAAAAGAGGCACATCACGGCGGCAATAAATGGATCGGAACCGGAGGTTCTTCTCCGTTCGGTCATAGCGGTATTAATCCCGGTGGAATCCGAATAGGCGGGGAAGGCGGCGGCAAGTCGGCAATTTTTCAGGCGATGGAGAGACGTTACAAGGACTATCGTACTGACGAGCAGTTGGACGTCCGCCAAATCAAAGTCGCCTTAAAAAGACTCCGAAATTTAAGAAAGGAAGGGATTCCGGAATTTCATCTTGTGAAGACGGTCGACGCGACATGCCGAAATGCAGGCGATACGGAATTGGTTTTTGAACGGACCAGAAAAAACGGAATCAAGGTACTATTATTGATGGATACGGGCGGTAGCATGACCCCGTATGCGGATAGAGTCAGTAAACTTTTTTCGGCAAGTCATCAGATGAATCATTTTAAGGAATTCGGATACTATTATTTTCACAATTCCATATATGATTGCGTCTATCCAAGGGGCGATCTGAGGTATCCGATTCCGTTAAAATCGATCTTCAAGAAGCATAAGGACGATACGAAAGTGATCGTGGTTGGGGACGCCTACATGGCCCCTTACGAATTGACGGATCCTGCTTACGGATTTTATCATTCGAGATTTAGATCCGATCATCGCCTTCCGGAAGAACCGGAATCGGGCTTGGACAGTTTTAAGAAAATCAAGGATCATTTTCACGACAGCATTTGGATGAATCCGGAACCGAAACGATATTGGGACGCTCCGACGATTTACGAACTCAAGAAAGTGTTTCCGATGTTTTTCTTGAGCGTGGATGGACTAGAAGCAGGGATTCGTAAATTACTTAACCAACAATAATAATTTCATTATGGCTTTAGTATAAAGGAAAATTCGATTTCAACTTCCTCCTTCGCTTTTGCAAACAGGAGGCTAGGCGGAGTAATCTGATAGTCTCCCATTTTGATCTGAAATTTTCCTGAAACTTCGATCTGACCGTTGTTCGAGGAAATATTAGCCTTGGTTTTTACGGGTTTCGTTACGCCGTTTATAGTTAGATTTCCGCTCACCAGCCAACCTCCGTCCGTTATATCGATAGACGTGGAGGAAAACGAAACGCTTTGATTTTCAGGAAAACCGAGACTCTCAAGGATATGTGAATCTCGGTTTTCATCACCGGATCTAAATTCCTTGAGGGGAGCTTCTATTTTTACAGCCTTAGGAAGCTGAACTCCATTGGCGCCGCTGGAAAAGGTCGTCGGAGTGATATTAACTTCTCCGCAAACGCCGTGCACCGTCTTAAACGGATGGATGACGGTAAACTTCAAGGTCTTTTGCGAAAGTTTTAAATCTTCGGAACTTAGATTTGAAGAGAAAGATAATAAAAGGAAAAGTGATACGATGCCAAAAATACGATTCATGATTTAATCCTTAAAAATAGAAAGTTGCGATAGATATTGTAAACGCAGCAAATCCTGTCCACCCGACCGCTTCCATTCTATGCGCCGCTCCCGGGCCATTTTTCGGCACTTCTTGACCGAGAAAGGGTAGGGCCAACATTGCAGGAAGGTGTATCCAGATCATAGCCTTGTGCGTGAATATGGTAGTTAGGCCGGGCTCCCTTGCCAATGTATTGCTCGGAGCTAAGAAAGCCAACCCGGCCGACAGTGCATATAACGTAAACGTAGTTCCGGCTAATGATTTATGCGTATTGCCGCCGGGATCTCCAGTCCATGGAGAAGCATTTAGAATTAAATTATAAGCTAATAGATTCTGTTGGGGATTAGATAGAAGAACGAAATCCGCAAACGGTTGGTATTCTCGGTGAAGATGCGATAAGGCTCTCTCGCCGGCCAGGTTTGTAGCGAGCCAAAATCCCCAGGTAAGCAGTCCTAATCCTTGGTGCCAGTTTAAGAAACTTCTACGGAGTTCTAAACGATCTCTTTCTTTCTTTCGATCCGCGGCGGTAGCCGTTTCAGTTCCGCCGACAGTTAAAGGAACTTCGCTGCGAAAGTTAGGGGAATAGTTTTGGTAATTCGGAACCAATGGACTTCCACCCGTTAATCGATAGGAATCGAAAAAGCCCGCTTCGGTTCCGGTGGAATAAAAGGACTGACTCGCGACCGGAAACCCGAAAAGCAACAGAGTTAGCAGAGGTAAATACTTCGCTTTCATTCTTACCTTAATATTCATCGTTATGCTCGGCAACGTCAAGAAAAGTAAAAAAGAAAAACTAAGAATGAACGTATAAAATATCGGAACGTACTTAAAGGAATTTATGCTTAGCTTCTTCGAAGCTTTACTGCTTATAACACAGAAGAGAATCGGACTCAATTTCCGTCGCGGTTTTTGCAATCGCATACGCAGAATCTCTCGCCTTGCGGGATTTTTTTTTAAGATGCCTTACCTAACGATACGAGAATAAGAATCTTTTTCGCGACGGTTTTCTTTTCTTACTACCGGAGCCTCGCCCATTTCTTAAAAGAAACGAATGATAACTCGTTTTAAGCCAGTGCACCGCTTCTTGGTAACGATCGTATTCCCGTTCTTTTCTCTTAAATTCCCATCCGTGGATAATATTCCGATTTTTTCTGCGCTGGATCGGGAAAAGGTGATGTAGAATTTCGTGATGAACTACGTGCTCTAAAACGAATTCGGGTACATCGGAATGATCGAGAGCGGGGCTAATTCGTATTGTAAGAGTTTCTTTGTCATATGTTCCGATTCGCCGCTCTCCTCTTCGAGGAGACCATTCGATTCGAATGGGGTTCAATGTTTGCGTTGGAAAATATTTATTAGCTATCTTGAGAAAAATTCGATCCAGATCGTAATGATTTCCTTTCGCGGAATATTTCTTAGCGGGAGCCGCGCGTCTAGGAATTCCGTTTAAGTGTTCTTGAACGGCGGTTTTCCAGCTAATATCCACAGTTTGTCTCAATAGACGGGAAATTAATAATCTGGCTAAACTTTCCGCTGTGACCGAATCGGCGTTTTTAAACGAGTCGTGCAGTTTCCCCGTCAAAATTCCGCTTTTAAATTGGAGGGAGCTAGTTCCGTTTCGATAAGGATAAAATTTAAGCTCGATCCGTTTTAAGGGAGGGGGAGGCCTCTTAGAGTTTTGCGAAATGAAAATCCAAGTCTCGGCAAGAAGCGATTCCCAATCTTCCGGGCGAATCATTCTAGGACCCGAAAAAATCTCGAATTCTTTTTCGTGCTTCCGTTTCCGAACTACGGTTATCGGATTGAATTTCTGCGTGAGAGGTTGCCGCGGCGTCAATTTTAGGAAAGAAGTTTCTTTCTAAAATTTTCTCGGACTCTTTTAATTCCTCGATAAAGCGAGAGAGGCGGTTGAAATTATGACCGCTACGGGAAGAGGACGCTTGCGGATAGGTGAGTGTCAAAGATTTTCTCGCGCGAGTTACTCCTACATAAAACAATCTACGCTCCTCCTCGATATTTTTTTCTCCTCGTCCCGACGGGAACGAACCTTCGGTCACATTCAAAAGAAATACCGTATCAAATTCTAAACCTTTGGAAGAATGGATGGTAGATAAAACCAAGGCATCTTCGTCTTCTTCCTCCGGAACCAGTTTATCGAGGCTTCGATTCGGTCCTTCCAAGCTCATTTCCACCAAAAACTCATGAAGAGTTTCGTATCTTTGAGAAAGAGTGAGAAAGGAATTTAGATCCTCCATTCTACGTTTCGGGTCGTCATATTTTTTTTCCAGAAGCGGCTTATAGAACCCTAGAAAATTCTCCAAAATTACTGTCGGATTGGAATCGGCACGGTTGAGAAGATCGCTTAACTTCTGCAAATCGGAAGAGATCGTCCCTTTGTGCAAGATGCGGACCGTTTGTAAATCACCGCCGGACTTACTCAGTTCGTTCAGGATAAGTTTAGCTTTAGCCGCACCGATTCCGGGAAGCAGTAATAGTATCCTAAGCCAGGAAACGGAATCCAATCGATTTTCCCGAATTCTAAGAAGGGAAAGAAAATCCTTTGCATGGGCGCTTTCTATAAATTTCTTTCCGCCGAATTTCTGATACGGTATATTTCTGGAATTCAAAACCAACTCCAGCTGATTGGAATTCCAACCGGATCGAAACAATACCGCCATATTATTGAGTGCGATTCCTTCCTCTCTCCTTTCCAAAATCCTATCGGCAATGCCTTCAGCCTCGTCCAACTCGTCCGGAAATCCCGATAATAACGGTTTGCGGAAATCTTCGTTCTTGGTGTACAGATATTTCTCGTATTTTTCGGAGAAATTAAGTAGGATTCCATTTGCGAGATTTAGAATCGATGGAGTACTTCTGTAATTTCTCTCCAGGAAAATCGTTTTTGTATTCGGAAAAATCTTGGGAAAATCGAAGATTCCTTTTACGTTCGCGCCTCTAAAAGAGTAAATACTCTGGGCGTCGTCACCCACCACGAAAATATTCTCGTGTTCAGAAGCCAGCAGGCAAGCTATATGGGCCTGCAATTTATTCGTATCTTGAAATTCGTCCACCATTATGTATTTATATTGTTCTGACAGCTTCTTCCTGATTGCGTCGTGCTCGGTCAGCAATTCGCGGGCGAATAACAGCAAATCGTCATAGTCTAGTAGAGATCGTTCCCGCTTATATGATTTGTAATCGGAGAAAATATTCCGAATGGAATTCTCCTGATCTAAAAATTTGGGACTTTCAGTCTTTAAAAGTTCCGGAAGATCTTTTCCAGTATTGATGGAACTCGAATAAAGGGATAATAAGGTTTCGTTGGAAGGAAATCGAAGTTTTTGGGCCGCGTAATTTCCTTCCGATCGAATCAATTGAAAGACGTCGATAGAATCGGATTCGTCTAGGATGGAAAATTGAGGAGAGATTCCTAAAACGGGGGAGTATTTTCTGAGAATATGACTCGCGAATGAATGGAATGTTCCACCGTGTACTTTGGAACAACGTTTGTCTAAAACTGAAACGGCTCGCGTTAACATTTCGCGGGCCGCTTTTTTGGTGAAGGTAAGAAGCAGAATATTTTCGGCAGAAACGCCGTTGGATACTAATTTGGCTAAGCGGTGAACCAAAGTATTGGTTTTTCCAGTTCCCGCCCCGGCTATCAAAAGTACGGGGCCTTCCGTGGTCTCTACCGCTTCCTTTTGTTTTTCGTTTAGATCCTCGAGAACGGTCATCGACGAATCAATGGTGGTGGTGTCCCCCCTCTCCATGAACGTGACCGTGAGTGATCTCTTCGTCAGTTGCTTCTCTAGTATTCACGATCTGAACATCGAAAACTAGATCGACTCCCGCTAAAGGGTGATTGCCGTCGACGATAATGCTTTCCCCTTTAATTTCAGTAATGGTGTACACAGTATCCGGCTCGTCGGTTTGAAACATCATTCCGACCGTGAGTTCCTCATCTTGGGGGAATTGACTTTTCGGAACGTCGAAGACTAATTCAGGGTTCTTTTTGCCGTATCCTCGATCTGCATCGACGGATATGACTTTTTTATCTCCCGTTTTGAGTTGTTTGATCTCTTCCTCTAAGCCCGCTATAATTTGTCCGACACCTTCCAAATAAGAGAGCGGGTGACTTCCTTCCGAAGAATCAATTAGGTTTCCCTGATTGTCCTTTAAAGTATAGTGAAAAGTAACGACTCTAGGATTCATGAGATCAGGCTCCATTTTTCGGGGATTCCCCAGGATCGGGATGGGAAGGTTCCGGTACCGTCTAATGGGGTAGTTTATTCCTAGACGGCTGATGGACAATCAGATTTTTCGTCCATTATCAAAAGTCGTACGAAATTTCCACTCCGAAGTTTTCAAAATCCTTGATGAATTGCTCGATTCGATTTGCCAAAAAGAACCAAGAATCGCGATGGATGATATCGTTCAAAAAGTTGAGGAATCGATTCGTACAGTTAGAGGAGAAAACCGGATCTCCGGTATAGTTTAAGAGAATCGTATATGAGAGATAGCGCAGCACTCTATCTTGCGCCGGAAGCTCTTGTAAGCCGGAAATATTCGGTTCTTGCAATATTAGTCGAACCTTAGAATTACCCTCCGTCACATAGAGGTTATAATCTATCGAGTTGGGAACTCTTTCCGCTGAATAAACCTTCATTTTACCGGACCTATTAATTTCTATTCTAGACGGAAGCCTAAATTGAGTATCTGCTACGGAACAAAACCGTTCTCCATTTAGCTATAACCACCGAAAAAGTCAACGGTAAAGACTGAAGATTGCCATCTGTAGGCCATAAAATGTTAAAAGAAAGTGAATCCCGATGGAAACGACTCGGAAATTCATTGTTAGTTCCTTTCCTCTTTTGCCGTCTAAAGCGCGATCGTCTAAATTTTCAAAATAGAGTCCGTGGGCATATCGAATCTTCATAGGGAGAGAGAGATTCAAAACCTGTTTGGATTATTTTAAAAAGGAATTTATAACTTGTTCTTCTCAAAATTTGCAGGTTGCCCGAAAGGATTTCAGTTTTTTGTAAAGAAGCAGTAGCGAGCGATGCTACACTCGTTTTAATAAAATCGAATGGATTGAGACGGGCAAAAAAGACCATTAACATTCGATTTGCGAAAAACAAAACCATTTCTAAATGAGTTAACGCGATTTGGATTGCATCCGTTCATTAGAAATGGCTTTGGTCTATCGCTTAGTTTTGTTCCACGCCGATCCGAGTTGCGGCGAGATAACCCTCGAGCATTGCGCGCTTTGCGTCGATTCCTGAGGCGTCTTTTGCTCCCCCGATCAGGTAGCTAGGAATGGAAGGTTTGTCTTTGCGGAATGATTCGTAAAGTGAAGCATCGCTTACTTGGCCGGCACAGAGAATAATCGCATCGCATTCCAACGTTTTCTCGCCTTCTTTCTTGCTTTCGAACACCAATCCTTTTTCATTCACCTCTTTATAGGTGAGGGAAGAGAGGAATTCCACCCCTTTGGATTGAAGTTCTTGGAGTAAAGCCCAAGAAGTAGTTTGTCCTAGTCCTGCTCCGACCTTTCCATTCCGCCGTAGGATGGAGACTTTACGATCCGATTTTTCCGGCAGAATATGGGCTTGCGTATAAGATCCTACATTATAACGGTGAAAATAGGAAGGAATATCGGGATCTTTTTCCTCGGTCAGTCTATGAGCGACGTCGACTCCGATTCCCCCGCCTCCGATGATCGCAACCGACTTTCCGGGTTTAAAGGTTCCGTTTAAGAATTCCACATAGCTAGCGTGCGGTTTTTTTTCTAAACCGGGGAGTTTCAGATCACGGGGTAAAACACCGGTCGCGAAGATGACGGCATCCGGCTTAAGAGAATCTAGAAGGGGCAGATCCGCTCGAGTATTGAGTCGAATTTCCACTCCGACCTTCGGTAATTCGTTTTTAAAATAGCGGACGGTCTCAAAGAATTCGAACTTTCCGGGAATCGAAGCGGCAAGGTTTAGTTGTCCTCCTAGTTTATCGGAAGCTTCCAGCAAAATAACTTCGTGCCCCCTTAGAGCCGCAACTCTGGCGGATTCCATTCCACCCGGGCCGGAACCGACAACGACTACTTTCTGCTTTTTAGCCTGCGGTAATTTTTTCCATTCCATCTCTCGATTGGCGGATGGATTTACTAAACAGGATACCATTTCTTCCTTAAACGTATGATCCAAGCAAGCTTGGTTGCATGCGACGCATGTATTTACTCTCTCGGTTTCATTCGCTTTGATTTTATTTACGATATCCGCATCTGCAAGAAAGGGACGCGCCATGCTCACGATATCCGCTTCATTTGCCGCGAGAACCTGAACGATGGTCTCCGGCATATTGATCCTGTTGGAGGCGATGATCGGAATTCCAGGGACGGATGCCTTCACTTTTCCCGCAATCTTTGCCCAAGCTCCTCTCGGAACTAATTGAGAAATCGTAGGAATTCTGGATTCATGCCAGCCGATACCGATATTCAATGCGTCCGCACCTGCGGCTTTGAGTTCGTTTCCTAGAGCGACGACTTCCTCAAATGTCGGATTTCCCGGTATGAGATCGATACCGGACATACGTACGATGACGGGATATCCGGCCCCGACCTGCTTTCGTACTTCTTTCATTACTTCGATGGCAAATCGTCTTCGGTTTTCGGGAGATCCTCCGAATTCGTCGGTTCTCTTATTCGTTACCTCCGAGAAGAATTGGTTTACCAGATATCCTTCCGAGGCCATGATTTCCACGGCTCGAAAGCCTACTTGCTTGGCCCGGAGAGCCGAAGATCCAAAATCTCGAATCGTTCTCCAAGCATCCTCTGTCGACAATTCTTTGGGAATAAACCGATTGATCGGCGCTCTTATGGCCGAAGGCGCCACGAGTTCCCGATGATAAGAATATCTGCCCGCATGAAAGAGTTGTGCGCAAAAAATTCCCTGCGGTTTTAACGCTAAGGCGACTCGTTCCAGCTCTTTGCAATCTTCCTCTTTTTGAAAATCGAAAAAGATATTCGAGCCTTTTGCCGCCGCATTGACTGCGATTCCGCCGGTAGTGATTAATCCGACTCCGCCCTCGAAGCGTTTGCCGTAAAAAGCGGCCATTCGATCCGCCGTTTGAGGCAAGCCCTCTAATCCTAAGTGCATGGAGCCCATTATGATTCGATTCGGGATTGTTTCCGATCCTAATTGTATCGGACGAAAAATAGAGGAGGTGTCTAAAGAAGACATAGGGAGCATTCTCCTTACTCATTCAAAACAGAACGAGTGTTCTACTTATAGAATATTTAATTGTGCAAAAATCCCGCAACGGTTTTTCTATCGCGAAAAACGTTACCGAACGTCATTCGCTTGGGATTTCGTGAAGGAATTTAGCTTATCGAAAATCGATTGAGAGCGGAAATATACGCTTGAGAGCAAGCTTCGATAATATCCGTAGAGCTTCCTTTGCCGACCACGCGTTCTCCATGTCTTTCCAAAGTAACTGAAGCTTCCGCCAATGCATCTTGCCCTTCGGTTACCGGAGATATCACTAAACGAGATAACTGTGCGTCCGATACCGTGGCCTTCTGTATTGCCTTGAATATGCAATCTACGGGACCGTCGCCAGTGGCCGATTCTTCCTTTGTATTTCCTTGAATGGAAAGTCGGATGCTGGCGGTCGGTGTACTTTTTGTTCCGGTCGTTACATGAAAACTTTCTAATACATATTTGTCTTCGGAAGATTTTCTGGATTCATCCGCAAAGAGCGCACGAATATCTTCATCAAAGACTTCCTTTTTCCGATCTGCGATTTCCAAAAACCGAAGATAAGCCGCTTCCAATTCGTCGGCTTGAGGATCAAAACCCAAACGGATAATTCTGTCTTTAAAACCGGCCCGTCCGCTATGTCGGCCTAAAACCATTCTATTCGAATGGATTCCGACCGATTCGGGAGTCATGATTTCGTAAGTCTCGCGATTTTTTAAAACGCCGTCTTGGTGAATTCCAGATTCATGGGCAAAAGCGTTGGCGCCGACAATGGCCTTATTCGGTTGGACAACCATACCGGTTATGGTTTTTACTAAGTAAGAAGCTTTGGCTATTTCTTCGGTATTGATCCGAGTCTGAACTCCGAACGTATCCTTACGAGTACGGAGTGACATGATAACTTCTTCCATTGCAGTGTTTCCGGCTCGCTCTCCGATTCCGTTTACAGTACATTCAACTTGGCGGGCGCCGTTTCGAATCGCCGAGAGACTATTGGCAGTCGCCAATCCCAAGTCATTGTGGCAATGAGCGGAAAAAATGGCTTTTTCCGATCCACTTACTTTCTGGATCAAAAATTGAAAGAGATCCCCATATTCGTACGGAGTTGTATAACCGACAGTATCCGGAATATTAATCGTAGTAGCTCCGGCCTCGATAACCGCTTCGCAGAGTTCCCGTAAGAATTCACGTTCGGAGCGTGTGGCATCCTCGGGTGAAAACTCGATGTCATCCACGAAGTCTTTGCAAATTCGCACGGCTTCAACTGCCATCTTTAAAACCTCGGACGGCTCTTTGCCGAGTTTATATTTCATGTGAATGGGAGAGGAAGCTATGAACGTATGAATTCTTTGTTTTTTAGCAGGTCGGACGGCTTTTGCAGCTGCTTCTATGTCTCCGCGCATAGCGCGTGCCAAAGCAGCGATGATCGGACCTTCCACTTCCTTAGAAATTCGTTCTACGGCTTGGAATTGAACGGGAGAGGAGACAGGAAATCCGGCTTCGATCACATCGATATTCATATGCGCTAAGTGAAGTGCGATTTCGATCTTTTCGTTTTCGCTCATAGCGGCTCCGGGGCATTGTTCCCCGTCTCTTAAAGTTGTATCAAAGATGCGTACGTAATCCAGACTAGGGTTCATGCCGTTCTCGTTTCCTTGGTTCCAAATTTCTCTTCCAAATCCAGCCGTAAACCCATTTAATCGGCTGCTGATTGTCTTAAATCCTCTTACATTAGACAAAGGCTAATATGAATTCACCGCAAT from Leptospira fainei serovar Hurstbridge str. BUT 6 carries:
- a CDS encoding oxidoreductase, which translates into the protein MSSLDTSSIFRPIQLGSETIPNRIIMGSMHLGLEGLPQTADRMAAFYGKRFEGGVGLITTGGIAVNAAAKGSNIFFDFQKEEDCKELERVALALKPQGIFCAQLFHAGRYSYHRELVAPSAIRAPINRFIPKELSTEDAWRTIRDFGSSALRAKQVGFRAVEIMASEGYLVNQFFSEVTNKRTDEFGGSPENRRRFAIEVMKEVRKQVGAGYPVIVRMSGIDLIPGNPTFEEVVALGNELKAAGADALNIGIGWHESRIPTISQLVPRGAWAKIAGKVKASVPGIPIIASNRINMPETIVQVLAANEADIVSMARPFLADADIVNKIKANETERVNTCVACNQACLDHTFKEEMVSCLVNPSANREMEWKKLPQAKKQKVVVVGSGPGGMESARVAALRGHEVILLEASDKLGGQLNLAASIPGKFEFFETVRYFKNELPKVGVEIRLNTRADLPLLDSLKPDAVIFATGVLPRDLKLPGLEKKPHASYVEFLNGTFKPGKSVAIIGGGGIGVDVAHRLTEEKDPDIPSYFHRYNVGSYTQAHILPEKSDRKVSILRRNGKVGAGLGQTTSWALLQELQSKGVEFLSSLTYKEVNEKGLVFESKKEGEKTLECDAIILCAGQVSDASLYESFRKDKPSIPSYLIGGAKDASGIDAKRAMLEGYLAATRIGVEQN
- a CDS encoding 2-isopropylmalate synthase — encoded protein: MNPSLDYVRIFDTTLRDGEQCPGAAMSENEKIEIALHLAHMNIDVIEAGFPVSSPVQFQAVERISKEVEGPIIAALARAMRGDIEAAAKAVRPAKKQRIHTFIASSPIHMKYKLGKEPSEVLKMAVEAVRICKDFVDDIEFSPEDATRSEREFLRELCEAVIEAGATTINIPDTVGYTTPYEYGDLFQFLIQKVSGSEKAIFSAHCHNDLGLATANSLSAIRNGARQVECTVNGIGERAGNTAMEEVIMSLRTRKDTFGVQTRINTEEIAKASYLVKTITGMVVQPNKAIVGANAFAHESGIHQDGVLKNRETYEIMTPESVGIHSNRMVLGRHSGRAGFKDRIIRLGFDPQADELEAAYLRFLEIADRKKEVFDEDIRALFADESRKSSEDKYVLESFHVTTGTKSTPTASIRLSIQGNTKEESATGDGPVDCIFKAIQKATVSDAQLSRLVISPVTEGQDALAEASVTLERHGERVVGKGSSTDIIEACSQAYISALNRFSIS